One genomic segment of Arachis duranensis cultivar V14167 chromosome 4, aradu.V14167.gnm2.J7QH, whole genome shotgun sequence includes these proteins:
- the LOC107482728 gene encoding uncharacterized protein LOC107482728, whose amino-acid sequence MHLTSIAADAFGVVTICLVAILILLGLMCIAYSIYFRSRIRQQGFFQLNYFSGPWIIRITFILFAIWWGLGEIIRLTLLRRVLHLKWKETVCKCYIVSNLGFAEPCLFLTLVFLLRAPLQKLETGIMSRKWNAKTAGYILLYCFPMFVLQLFVILVGPQLNKNNGSGKKLPHYFTTTAFDSSSMARDNDTLCTYPLLSTILLGLFAVILTSYLFWLGSRILKLVINKGLQKRVYTLLLSVSGFLPLRVLFLGLSVLSEPEHMKFEAFVFLAFLALVCCAGLCMCTLVYRPIADCLALGNLQDLEARRTNVDNNDTMSLIANQSHLEDVVEENSRSSPGRYSDASTKRGSISFRTLEKDVASTGTFVELSLFSPSRSATPPGSPPLLGWPMRSPAQVIGS is encoded by the coding sequence ATGCACCTGACGAGTATTGCTGCCGATGCATTCGGTGTGGTGACAATTTGTCTAGTAGCCATCTTAATTCTTCTTGGTTTGATGTGCATTGCGTACTCAATTTACTTCCGTTCTCGTATTCGTCAACAGGGGTTTTTTCAGCTCAATTATTTTAGTGGTCCTTGGATAATCAGAATCACATTCATCCTATTTGCAATCTGGTGGGGCCTTGGTGAGATTATTCGGTTAACCTTGTTAAGACGTGTCCTTCACTTAAAATGGAAGGAAACTGTCTGCAAATGCTACATTGTATCAAATTTGGGGTTTGCGGAACCATGCCTCTTCCTCACACTTGTGTTTCTCCTCCGAGCACCGTTACAGAAACTAGAAACTGGGATTATGAGCAGAAAGTGGAATGCGAAGACAGCTGGATATATTCTTCTTTACTGCTTCCCAATGTTTGTTCTTCAGCTTTTTGTTATTCTGGTTGGACCTCAGTTAAACAAGAATAATGGTTCTGGAAAGAAATTACCTCATTATTTTACAACTACAGCTTTTGATTCATCGTCAATGGCAAGGGATAATGATACTCTCTGTACTTACCCTTTACTCAGTACTATTCTCCTTGGCCTTTTTGCCGTTATCCTGACTTCCTACCTTTTTTGGCTTGGTAGTCGGATTTTGAAATTAGTAATTAATAAGGGTTTGCAGAAGAGGGTGTATACGTTGCTACTCTCAGTTTCAGGTTTCCTTCCTTTGAGggttctttttcttggtttatCTGTTTTGTCCGAACCTGAGCATATGAAGTTTGAAGCCTTTGTTTTCTTGGCTTTTCTTGCACTTGTATGTTGTGCTGGGTTGTGTATGTGCACGCTTGTGTACCGTCCAATTGCAGATTGTTTAGCGCTGGGGAATCTACAAGACTTGGAAGCTAGGAGGACTAATGTTGATAATAATGATACCATGTCTCTTATTGCTAACCAGAGTCATCTGGAAGATGTTGTTGAAGAAAATTCTCGGTCTAGCCCTGGTAGGTATTCTGATGCTTCAACCAAGCGGGGATCAATTTCATTTCGGACATTAGAAAAGGATGTTGCTTCAACAGGGACATTTGTAGAACTAAGCCTCTTCTCTCCCAGCCGGAGTGCAACCCCTCCTGGATCGCCGCCTCTTCTTGGTTGGCCCATGCGATCCCCAGCACAGGTTATTGGGTCTTAG
- the LOC107482730 gene encoding mitogen-activated protein kinase kinase kinase 17-like, which translates to MACSNCQSVLPKPNDWVKGKLVGTGSFGTVNLAMNKSTGGLFVVKSAHIGAGCEALSNEVKILESLSSSPYIVQYLGKEEDQGNLNVFMEYMAGGSLADVAQKFGGSLDEDVVRLYTREILHGLQHLHQHGIVHCDLKCKNVLLGSSGNIKLADFGCAKRVKDLKAAARLGGTPLWMAPEVLRNEQLDVSADIWSLGCTVIEMATGRYPWAGEVSNPMASVLRIANGDEIPQLPAHFSKEGLDFLTRCLERDPKKRCTAQDLLHHPFLSRSSRRSSQQKQCVSSPTSVLEVHGFEATCDLDDELESSREHDKLSFRNPFACHDRAVGSKACQPEDIALWSSGSWITVRSG; encoded by the coding sequence ATGGCTTGTTCAAATTGCCAATCTGTGTTGCCTAAACCAAATGATTGGGTGAAGGGTAAATTGGTCGGAACCGGATCTTTCGGTACAGTCAATTTGGCCATGAACAAATCCACCGGAGGGCTTTTTGTGGTGAAATCAGCACATATAGGGGCTGGTTGTGAGGCTTTGAGTAATGAGGTGAAAATCCTAGAGAGTTTAAGTTCATCACCATATATTGTTCAATATCTGGGGAAAGAGGAGGACCAAGGTAATCTCAATGTCTTCATGGAGTACATGGCTGGAGGTAGCTTGGCAGATGTGGCTCAAAAGTTTGGTGGATCATTGGATGAAGATGTTGTCCGGTTGTATACTAGAGAAATACTTCATGGTTTACAGCATCTTCACCAGCATGGAATTGTGCATTGTGATCTTAAGTGTAAGAATGTGCTTTTAGGTTCATCCGGGAACATCAAATTGGCAGACTTTGGATGTGCCAAAAGGGTGAAGGACTTGAAGGCCGCCGCGCGTTTAGGAGGGACTCCTCTATGGATGGCCCCTGAAGTATTGAGGAATGAGCAGTTGGATGTTTCTGCTGATATATGGTCTTTGGGATGCACTGTTATTGAAATGGCCACTGGAAGGTATCCTTGGGCCGGCGAAGTGTCGAATCCAATGGCTTCTGTGCTGAGGATCGCCAATGGTGACGAGATACCTCAACTTCCAGCTCATTTCTCCAAGGAGGGTTTGGATTTCTTGACCAGGTGCTTGGAGAGAGACCCCAAAAAGAGGTGTACTGCTCAGGACTTGCTTCACCATCCATTTCTGTCAAGGAGTTCAAGAAGATCTTCTCAACAAAAACAGTGTGTATCTTCACCAACAAGTGTTTTGGAGGTTCATGGTTTTGAGGCTACTTGTGATTTAGATGATGAGTTAGAAAGCTCTCGGGAACATGATAAGCTCTCTTTTAGAAACCCGTTCGCGTGCCATGATCGAGCAGTAGGAAGCAAAGCAtgccaaccagaagacattgccCTATGGTCGTCTGGGAGTTGGATTACTGTTAGGTCAGGATAA